In Methylobacterium aquaticum, the following are encoded in one genomic region:
- a CDS encoding response regulator: MATVLIVDDEFGIAELLDAVLSDDGHTVATAANGRQGLARVAAARPDLIFLDFMMPVMDGPAMLAALVGDPETRGIPVVLMSSMPEATVRERAAGHAAFLRKPFRIRQVHDLVAALLPGAPKTVD; the protein is encoded by the coding sequence GTGGCGACGGTGCTCATCGTGGACGACGAGTTCGGCATCGCCGAATTGCTGGACGCGGTCCTGTCCGACGACGGCCATACGGTGGCCACCGCCGCCAACGGCCGGCAGGGCCTCGCCCGCGTCGCCGCCGCCCGGCCCGACCTGATCTTCCTCGACTTCATGATGCCGGTGATGGACGGGCCGGCGATGCTGGCCGCCCTCGTCGGCGATCCGGAGACGCGCGGCATCCCGGTCGTGCTCATGAGCTCGATGCCGGAAGCCACCGTGCGGGAGCGCGCCGCGGGCCACGCCGCCTTCCTGCGCAAGCCGTTCCGGATCCGGCAGGTCCACGACCTCGTGGCGGCCCTGCTGCCGGGCGCTCCGAAGACAGTTGACTGA